From Rhodococcus sp. B7740, one genomic window encodes:
- a CDS encoding anti-sigma factor, with translation MSDSSRQRLLDDAEVYALHATTDAERRDIEAERLRVDDTARAQFDILVSEIHETLALAAAADATPAPDRLRRSVLDRVAVSDQEPTVHQLPPNVTPLHRHRRERSKAWRYSMVSAAAAVVVAVGGVVVVSQTMGNDAQPSQAEQIVAAPDSRQVSAEFPGGGSATVSYSLSQNAVVVDLDGVPQPPPGRVYQMWFVDGSPRSAGVVTEDQLTSESGTVVDGLGSSTNFAFSLEPAGGSAQPTEVLTMLTLGA, from the coding sequence ATGAGCGACTCGTCACGGCAGCGACTACTCGACGACGCGGAGGTCTACGCCCTCCACGCGACCACCGACGCCGAGCGACGCGACATCGAGGCCGAGCGCCTACGCGTCGACGACACCGCGCGAGCCCAGTTCGACATTCTCGTGAGCGAGATCCACGAGACGCTGGCCCTGGCGGCCGCGGCGGATGCGACACCCGCACCCGACCGGCTGCGTCGTTCGGTGCTCGATCGGGTCGCGGTCAGCGACCAGGAGCCCACGGTCCACCAGTTGCCACCGAACGTCACACCACTGCACCGGCATCGGCGGGAGCGCTCGAAGGCCTGGCGGTACTCGATGGTCTCGGCTGCGGCCGCGGTGGTCGTCGCCGTCGGCGGAGTGGTGGTCGTCAGCCAGACGATGGGCAACGATGCGCAGCCGTCTCAGGCGGAGCAGATCGTGGCCGCGCCCGACTCACGTCAGGTGTCGGCGGAGTTCCCCGGTGGCGGCTCGGCCACCGTGTCGTACTCGCTTTCCCAGAACGCGGTCGTCGTCGATCTCGACGGAGTCCCACAGCCGCCGCCCGGTCGCGTGTACCAGATGTGGTTCGTGGACGGCTCACCTCGCTCGGCCGGCGTCGTGACCGAGGATCAGCTGACCTCGGAGTCCGGAACGGTGGTCGACGGTCTCGGTTCCTCGACCAACTTCGCGTTCTCGCTGGAACCCGCAGGCGGGTCGGCCCAGCCCACCGAGGTGCTCACGATGCTCACGTTGGGTGCCTGA
- a CDS encoding sigma-70 family RNA polymerase sigma factor, with the protein MTTSVVIDELDHEPVCWDDLPMSAPMSDASGTSNAGRDRTTPDASESYAAQDAVCAVPSPQLKNLRADETDRLRRLMASVAQGDRAAFAELYDATSSRVYGMVLRVLRDPGYSEETAQEVFLQIWRAAPNYDPNQGSPLAWIMTLAHRRAVDRVRSEQSGTDREAAYGAVSHTPEHDEVLETVTQRLESEAVVACLETLTDTQSESVRMAYYSGYTYREVAERLGVAVPTIKSRIRDGLIKLKTCLGVIPQ; encoded by the coding sequence ATGACCACTAGTGTCGTGATCGATGAACTCGATCATGAACCCGTCTGTTGGGACGACCTTCCGATGAGCGCGCCGATGTCGGATGCGTCGGGAACGTCGAATGCCGGCCGTGACCGGACGACGCCCGATGCCTCGGAAAGCTACGCGGCACAGGACGCGGTGTGCGCTGTTCCCAGTCCACAGCTCAAGAACCTGCGTGCCGACGAAACCGATCGTCTGCGACGGTTGATGGCGTCGGTTGCCCAAGGCGACCGGGCGGCGTTCGCCGAGCTGTACGACGCGACGTCGTCGCGGGTCTACGGAATGGTGCTGCGGGTGCTTCGAGACCCGGGGTACAGCGAGGAGACAGCGCAGGAGGTGTTCCTCCAGATCTGGCGCGCGGCACCCAATTACGACCCGAACCAGGGCAGTCCACTGGCGTGGATCATGACTCTGGCGCACCGTCGCGCGGTCGATCGTGTCCGGAGCGAGCAATCGGGTACCGATCGTGAGGCCGCGTACGGCGCAGTCAGCCACACACCGGAGCACGACGAGGTACTCGAGACGGTGACGCAGCGGCTCGAGTCCGAGGCCGTCGTGGCCTGTCTCGAAACTCTGACCGATACGCAGAGCGAGTCGGTACGAATGGCTTACTACAGCGGTTACACCTATCGCGAAGTTGCGGAGCGGCTCGGGGTCGCGGTTCCCACCATCAAATCGCGCATACGAGATGGATTGATCAAGTTGAAAACATGTCTGGGGGTGATCCCGCAATGA
- a CDS encoding daunorubicin resistance protein DrrA family ABC transporter ATP-binding protein: MAAIETHGLVKRFGTNTAVDGVDLSIPSGGVYGVLGPNGAGKTTTIRMLATLLPIDGGSARVLGHDVASEPEAVRQKVALTGQFASLDEDLTGTENLVLLARLLGYSRPAARSRAEQLLTAFDIADAGPRQVKTYSGGMRRRIDIAASIIVTPELIFLDEPTTGLDPRSRNHVWEIVRALVAGGTTVLLTTQYLDEADQLAGRVAVIDRGKVIAEGTTSELKASVGSNSLHLRVLEASQRSAAAGILRDLLGSNVTEDPDPSTVTARLSNPAQAAPVLPALETAGISIASFTLGQPSLDEVFLALTGHDAGATVESDREVAS, from the coding sequence ATGGCGGCGATCGAGACACACGGTCTGGTCAAACGTTTCGGAACGAACACCGCGGTCGACGGAGTCGACCTCTCCATCCCCTCCGGTGGTGTCTACGGCGTGCTCGGGCCGAACGGGGCAGGGAAGACGACGACCATCCGGATGCTGGCCACGCTGCTTCCGATCGACGGAGGCAGCGCCCGGGTGCTCGGTCACGACGTCGCGAGCGAACCGGAGGCCGTACGGCAGAAGGTCGCTCTGACAGGGCAATTCGCGTCTCTGGACGAGGATCTCACCGGTACGGAGAACCTGGTGCTGCTCGCCCGGTTGCTCGGCTACTCCCGTCCCGCCGCCCGATCACGAGCCGAGCAGCTGCTGACGGCATTCGACATCGCCGATGCCGGACCGCGACAGGTCAAGACGTACTCCGGCGGCATGCGCCGTCGCATCGACATCGCCGCCAGCATCATCGTCACTCCCGAACTGATCTTCCTCGACGAGCCCACCACCGGACTCGACCCTCGCAGCCGAAACCACGTGTGGGAGATCGTCCGCGCCTTGGTCGCAGGCGGGACGACTGTGTTGCTGACCACACAGTATCTGGACGAGGCCGATCAATTGGCCGGGCGTGTCGCAGTCATCGATCGCGGCAAGGTCATCGCCGAGGGAACGACGAGCGAGCTGAAGGCGTCGGTGGGATCGAATTCACTGCACCTGCGAGTTCTCGAGGCGTCCCAGCGGTCGGCCGCCGCAGGGATCCTGCGAGATCTACTCGGCAGCAATGTCACCGAGGACCCGGATCCGTCCACCGTCACCGCACGGTTGAGCAACCCGGCGCAGGCCGCGCCGGTCCTGCCTGCACTCGAGACCGCAGGCATCTCGATCGCGTCGTTCACGCTGGGACAGCCGAGCTTGGACGAGGTGTTTCTCGCTCTCACCGGGCACGACGCCGGTGCCACAGTCGAATCCGACCGGGAGGTTGCATCATGA
- a CDS encoding ABC transporter permease, translated as MTTEAQQTAPQASTIIDVLGAAGPRPPRPSSLSTSLSFGWRALLKIKHVPEQLFDVTAFPIMFTLLFTYLFGGALAGSTEAYIQFLLPGILVQTVVMITMYTGVTMNKDIEKGVFDRFRSLPIWRPSPLVGALLGDVVRYTLASVIVLILGLILGFRPQGGLVGVVASIALLLLFSFCLSWIWTMIAMIVRTEAAVMGVSMFILFPLTFASNIFVDPSTMPGWLRAFVDVNPVSFLVTSLRGLMQGDVDTGGLGVTLMLCAAMLAVFGPITMRLYNRKS; from the coding sequence ATGACCACCGAAGCCCAGCAGACGGCGCCACAGGCATCGACGATCATCGATGTACTCGGTGCCGCCGGGCCTCGCCCGCCTCGTCCGTCGTCGTTGTCGACGTCGTTGAGCTTCGGATGGCGAGCGCTGCTCAAGATCAAGCACGTTCCCGAGCAATTGTTCGACGTGACGGCCTTTCCCATCATGTTCACGTTGCTCTTCACGTACCTGTTCGGCGGCGCACTGGCCGGGTCGACCGAGGCGTACATCCAGTTCCTGCTCCCCGGCATTCTCGTGCAGACCGTGGTGATGATCACGATGTACACCGGAGTGACCATGAACAAGGACATCGAGAAGGGCGTCTTCGATCGATTCCGTTCGCTGCCCATCTGGCGGCCGTCGCCGTTGGTCGGTGCCCTGCTCGGCGACGTCGTGCGCTACACGCTGGCTTCGGTGATCGTGCTGATCCTCGGGCTGATCCTCGGTTTCCGGCCGCAGGGTGGTCTTGTCGGTGTGGTGGCGTCGATCGCTCTGCTGTTGCTGTTCTCGTTCTGCCTCTCCTGGATCTGGACCATGATCGCGATGATCGTCCGTACCGAGGCTGCGGTGATGGGGGTGTCGATGTTCATCCTGTTTCCGCTCACGTTCGCGAGCAACATCTTCGTCGACCCCAGCACGATGCCCGGTTGGCTGCGCGCGTTCGTCGACGTCAACCCGGTCAGCTTTCTGGTCACGTCGCTACGTGGACTGATGCAGGGCGATGTCGACACGGGCGGGCTTGGAGTGACGCTGATGCTGTGCGCGGCAATGCTGGCGGTGTTCGGGCCGATCACGATGCGCCTGTACAACCGAAAGTCCTGA
- a CDS encoding CGNR zinc finger domain-containing protein — protein sequence MHINPYGEYAVKLGIDLLNSPPTSATELGERCVDAGLVPDWIATDADLVDTLQFLRDWARVVDASTEADRADELNALLAQASAYPRLTNHADDGWHMHYRDPNIELGGVIRALVSVGTALHLTGRGMSRLARCAAADCTLAFADTSRTGRQRYCGTVCSNRDAVRRHRARAAS from the coding sequence GTGCACATCAACCCTTACGGCGAGTATGCCGTGAAACTCGGTATCGACCTGCTCAATTCGCCGCCCACGTCGGCGACCGAGCTGGGCGAACGCTGCGTGGACGCCGGCCTCGTACCGGACTGGATCGCCACGGATGCCGATCTGGTCGACACCCTCCAGTTCCTGCGTGACTGGGCGCGGGTGGTGGACGCGAGCACCGAAGCCGATCGGGCCGACGAGCTCAATGCTCTACTGGCACAGGCGTCGGCCTACCCACGGTTGACCAACCATGCCGACGACGGCTGGCACATGCACTATCGCGACCCCAACATCGAACTCGGCGGGGTCATCAGGGCCCTGGTGAGCGTCGGCACCGCGTTGCATCTGACCGGACGCGGGATGTCTCGCCTCGCTCGCTGCGCCGCCGCAGACTGCACACTCGCCTTCGCCGACACCTCGAGAACGGGCAGGCAGCGGTACTGCGGAACGGTGTGCTCCAATCGCGACGCAGTACGCAGGCATCGAGCACGCGCGGCCTCGTGA